From Natronincola ferrireducens, the proteins below share one genomic window:
- the atpA gene encoding F0F1 ATP synthase subunit alpha, which translates to MNLRPEEISSVIKEQIKRYENKLEMKDVGTVIQVGDGIARIHGLEKCMAGELLQFPGDVYGMTLNLEEDNVGCVLLGSDDTIKEGDIVKRTERIVEVPVGDALLGRVVNALGQPIDGKGPINTDKYREIERVAPGIIARKSVHEPLQTGIKAIDSMIPIGRGQRELIIGDRQTGKTAIAIDTIINQKNTDVICIYVAIGQKKSTVAQIQDTLEKNGAMDYTIVVSATASELAPLQYIAPYAGCAMGEEFMDNGKHVLIIYDDLSKHAVAYRAMSLLLRRPPGREAYPGDVFYLHSRLLERAAKLSDERGAGSLTALPLIETQAGDVSAYIPTNVISITDGQIFLESELFHSGVRPAVNAGISVSRVGGSAQIKAMKKVAGKLRLELAQYRELAAFAQFGSELDKETQARLAQGERIVEVLKQPQYQPVPVENQVMIIYAVTNKYLADIEVEQVGEFEEEFIKFVNTQYAEIGRTIVETGKLEGETEEQLKTALEEFKKKFKAQ; encoded by the coding sequence ATGAATCTCAGACCTGAAGAGATTAGCTCAGTGATTAAAGAGCAGATTAAAAGGTATGAAAACAAGCTTGAGATGAAGGACGTTGGAACTGTTATTCAGGTTGGTGATGGGATAGCAAGAATTCATGGTCTGGAAAAATGTATGGCTGGTGAGCTTTTACAATTTCCAGGTGATGTCTACGGTATGACCTTGAACCTAGAGGAGGACAACGTAGGATGCGTACTTTTAGGTTCAGATGATACGATTAAAGAAGGAGACATCGTAAAACGTACTGAAAGAATCGTAGAGGTTCCAGTAGGAGATGCTCTTTTAGGACGTGTTGTAAATGCATTAGGTCAGCCTATAGATGGCAAGGGTCCCATTAACACCGATAAATATAGAGAAATTGAAAGGGTTGCTCCAGGGATTATCGCTAGAAAATCCGTACATGAGCCCCTGCAAACAGGAATAAAAGCTATTGACTCCATGATTCCTATTGGAAGGGGTCAAAGGGAGCTTATTATCGGAGATAGACAGACTGGAAAGACTGCTATCGCCATAGATACCATTATTAATCAAAAAAATACAGATGTTATTTGTATTTATGTAGCCATTGGTCAGAAAAAATCTACTGTGGCACAAATTCAAGATACTCTTGAGAAAAATGGTGCCATGGATTATACCATCGTTGTGTCAGCCACCGCCAGTGAACTGGCACCGTTGCAATATATTGCCCCCTATGCTGGATGCGCTATGGGAGAAGAGTTTATGGATAATGGAAAGCACGTTTTGATTATCTATGATGATTTATCAAAGCATGCTGTTGCTTATCGTGCCATGTCCTTGCTATTAAGACGTCCACCAGGACGGGAGGCTTATCCTGGAGATGTATTCTATCTTCATAGTAGATTATTGGAGAGGGCGGCTAAGCTAAGCGATGAAAGGGGAGCAGGTTCTCTAACAGCGCTACCTCTTATAGAAACCCAAGCGGGAGACGTTTCTGCCTATATCCCAACCAATGTTATCTCCATTACTGATGGACAGATTTTCCTAGAGTCAGAGTTATTCCACTCAGGGGTTCGTCCAGCGGTAAATGCTGGGATTTCTGTATCAAGGGTTGGGGGTAGTGCCCAAATCAAGGCTATGAAAAAGGTTGCAGGAAAGCTTCGTCTTGAATTGGCTCAATATAGGGAATTGGCGGCCTTTGCTCAATTTGGTTCTGAGCTGGATAAAGAAACCCAAGCAAGATTGGCCCAAGGGGAAAGAATTGTTGAGGTTTTAAAACAGCCCCAATATCAACCTGTACCAGTAGAAAACCAAGTTATGATTATCTATGCTGTTACCAATAAATATCTTGCTGATATTGAAGTGGAACAGGTAGGGGAGTTTGAAGAAGAATTCATAAAGTTTGTCAATACACAATATGCTGAGATAGGTAGAACGATTGTAGAGACTGGTAAGCTTGAAGGGGAAACGGAAGAACAGCTAAAGACAGCCCTAGAGGAGTTCAAAAAGAAGTTTAAAGCCCAGTAA